In the Octadecabacter sp. SW4 genome, one interval contains:
- a CDS encoding Flp family type IVb pilin — translation MRDTLMKMMISFRHDERGVTLVEYGVAVGLAVALGVAALTTLAGDINGAAASAGAKRTSERESRTAG, via the coding sequence ATGCGTGATACACTCATGAAAATGATGATCTCTTTCCGCCATGATGAGCGTGGCGTCACTCTTGTTGAATACGGCGTAGCGGTTGGCCTTGCAGTTGCACTTGGTGTTGCTGCTTTGACGACACTTGCTGGTGACATCAACGGTGCGGCAGCTTCTGCTGGCGCAAAGCGGACCTCTGAACGAGAAAGTCGAACGGCAGGATAG